One genomic region from Xyrauchen texanus isolate HMW12.3.18 chromosome 4, RBS_HiC_50CHRs, whole genome shotgun sequence encodes:
- the LOC127643217 gene encoding interferon-induced transmembrane protein 1-like translates to MQNSAGIPLQDNRGYTHQQVTVSMPEQKFNDDIVFSTFNLHFCNHCCLGFCAFHNSVKARDSRMRGDFMSAQSYGSKARCLNIIAFSIGVIIIIGLIMLIYKCMELFNSHYSFIINNPPNF, encoded by the exons ATGCAGAACTCTGCAGGGATTCCATTGCAGGACAACCGAGGCTACACACACCAGCAAGTGACAGTGTCTATGCCTGAGCAAAAATTCAACGATGACATTGTGTTTTCCACATTTAATCTCCACTTCTGTAACCACTGCTGCCTTGGATTTTGTGCTTTTCACAACTCGGTGAAG GCCAGGGACAGCAGAATGCGGGGAGACTTCATGTCAGCTCAGTCCTACGGATCCAAGGCCCGCTGCCTCAACATCATTGCCTTCTCTATTGGTGTCATTATAATTATTGGTCTCATTATGCTCATCTACAAATGTATGGAATTATTCAACTCTCATTATTCATTCATTATCAATAACCCTCCAAATTTCTAA